A genomic region of Populus nigra chromosome 11, ddPopNigr1.1, whole genome shotgun sequence contains the following coding sequences:
- the LOC133668756 gene encoding uncharacterized protein LOC133668756, which translates to MAAALSFPCALDTATKQFHLLSSVLSGIIACRIVYKLTAFVSRLYFKGYGKLTDAQKVEWNNRGFSTFHALFVASASLYLLLLSGLFYEDSRDELVVNRTSTLSNSTLGISIGYFLSDLAMILFHFPALGGMEYLLHHGLSMFSIILALLSGQAQIYILMVLFSEITTPFVNLRWYLDVAGQKSSKLYIWNGVLLFMGWLVARILLFIFFFSHMFIHFDQVKQIFPLGFYSILVIPGTLAVMNVLWFWKIVKGLMKTLSKARHGQ; encoded by the exons ATGGCGGCGGCCTTGTCTTTTCCTTGTGCACTTGACACTGCAACCAAACAATTTCATCTGCTGTCTTCCGTCTTGTCTGGCATCATTGCCTGCAGAATT GTTTACAAATTAACAGCTTTTGTTAGCCGTTTGTACTTCAAAGGTTATGGGAAACTCACTGATGCGCAGAAAGTTGAATGGAATAACCG AGGGTTCTCGACATTTCATGCTCTCTTTGTTGCATCAGCTTCTCTATACCTCCTGCTGTTATCGGGTCTTTTTTATGAGGATTCTAGAGATGAATTAGTTGTTAATAGAACCTCTACTTTATCAAACTCCACATTGGGG ATATCCATTGGCTATTTTCTGTCAGATCTGGCAATGATTCTATTTCATTTTCCAGCATTAGGTGGTATGGAGTAT CTTTTGCACCATGGACTATCCATGTTCTCCATAATCCTCGCCCTCCTAAGTGGTCAAGCACAGATTTACATACTAATGGTTCTCTTTTCTGAGATCACAACTCCCTTTGTAAATTTAAGATG GTATTTGGACGTTGCTGGTCAGAAGAGCTCTAAATTGTACATTTGGAATGGAGTTTTATTGTTCATGGGGTGGCTG GTTGCAAGGATTcttttgttcatcttcttcttcagccACATGTTTATCCATTTTGATCAG GTCAAGCAAATATTTCCATTGGGCTTCTATAGCATTCTTGTGATACCTGGGACATTGGCAGTGATGAATGTGTTATGGTTTTGGAAGATAGTGAAAGGTTTGATGAAAACCTTGTCTAAAGCTAGACATGGTCAGTGA
- the LOC133706187 gene encoding calcium uniporter protein 6, mitochondrial-like isoform X1 translates to MWSRLWSSSASGVLKRTLLAANKSLSTSPRCVTRTIASSAYSFCFSGRGGGAAAATPFCSKITSFCFSSMIDADANDNDSSPSSNNSNSDSNKNVLITCAEAKRLMRLVNVEALKMKLGMETKEIIPYSDLLEACQSMGIARSYDEAVTFARVLDDAGVVFLFGDKVYLHPDKVVYLIRRAVPLALTPEDDPAREELKILQGKKEEIDVLANKQVRRILYSGLCLALLQVGLFFRLTFWEFSWDVMEPIAFFGTTGSIVIGYAYFLITARDPTYQDLMKRLFLSRQRKLFKKLNFDVERFKELQLKLKSPPDATASIKKRAGMELELDDAIHKQ, encoded by the exons atgtgGAGCAGATTGTGGTCCTCCTCTGCCTCTGGGGTTTTGAAGCGCACCCTATTGGCGGCCAACAAATCCCTTTCAACATCACCGCGATGCGTCACCAGGACTATTGCTTCCTCTGcctattctttttgtttttctggtagaggaggaggagctgCTGCTGCAACACCATTTTGCAGCAAAATcacatccttttgtttttcttccatgATCGATGCTGATGCTAATGATAATGATTCTTCACCCTCCTCTAATAATAGTAACAGTGATagtaataaaaatgttttgataACATGTGCGGAGGCGAAGAGGCTGATGAGACTGGTGAATGTGGAGGCTCTAAAGATGAAGCTTGGCATGGAAACCAAGGAAATTATCCCATACTCAGACCTCCTTGAAGCCTGCCAAAGCATGGGTATTGCCAGATCTTATGATGAAGCCGTTACTTTTGCTCGTGTCCTTGACGATGCTGGTGTCGTCTTTCTCTTCGGTGACAAAGTCTATCTTCATCCTGATAAG GTGGTATATCTGATTAGAAGAGCAGTGCCGCTTGCTCTAACTCCTGAGGACGACCCTGCAAGAGAGGAGCTAAAGATACTTCaggggaagaaagaagaaattgatgTGCTGGCAAATAAGCAGGTTCGCCGCATCCTTTATAGTGGGTTGTGTTTAGCTTTATTACAGGTTGGGTTGTTTTTCCGGCTAACATTTTGGGAATTTTCATGGGATGTAATGGAACCAATAGCTTTTTTTGGCACAACCGGTAGCATAGTCATAGGTTATGCATACTTCCTGATCACTGCAAGAGATCCAACTTACCAAGACCTGATGAAGAGGCTATTTCTCTCAAGGCAAAGGAAGTTGTTCAAGAAGCTGAATTTTGATGTTGAGAGATTTAAGGAGCTACAACTTAAATTGAAATCACCTCCGGATGCCACTGCCTCTATTAAAAAACGTGCAGGGATGGAACTGGAACTGGATGATGCAATACACAAGCAATAa
- the LOC133706187 gene encoding calcium uniporter protein 6, mitochondrial-like isoform X2 yields the protein MWSRLWSSSASGVLKRTLLAANKSLSTSPRCVTRTIASSAYSFCFSGRGGGAAAATPFCSKITSFCFSSMIDADANDNDSSPSSNNSNSDSNKNVLITCAEAKRLMRLVNVEALKMKLGMETKEIIPYSDLLEACQSMGIARSYDEAVTFARVLDDAGVVFLFGDKVYLHPDKVVYLIRRAVPLALTPEDDPAREELKILQGKKEEIDVLANKQLFLAQPVA from the exons atgtgGAGCAGATTGTGGTCCTCCTCTGCCTCTGGGGTTTTGAAGCGCACCCTATTGGCGGCCAACAAATCCCTTTCAACATCACCGCGATGCGTCACCAGGACTATTGCTTCCTCTGcctattctttttgtttttctggtagaggaggaggagctgCTGCTGCAACACCATTTTGCAGCAAAATcacatccttttgtttttcttccatgATCGATGCTGATGCTAATGATAATGATTCTTCACCCTCCTCTAATAATAGTAACAGTGATagtaataaaaatgttttgataACATGTGCGGAGGCGAAGAGGCTGATGAGACTGGTGAATGTGGAGGCTCTAAAGATGAAGCTTGGCATGGAAACCAAGGAAATTATCCCATACTCAGACCTCCTTGAAGCCTGCCAAAGCATGGGTATTGCCAGATCTTATGATGAAGCCGTTACTTTTGCTCGTGTCCTTGACGATGCTGGTGTCGTCTTTCTCTTCGGTGACAAAGTCTATCTTCATCCTGATAAG GTGGTATATCTGATTAGAAGAGCAGTGCCGCTTGCTCTAACTCCTGAGGACGACCCTGCAAGAGAGGAGCTAAAGATACTTCaggggaagaaagaagaaattgatgTGCTGGCAAATAAGCAG CTTTTTTTGGCACAACCGGTAGCATAG
- the LOC133668788 gene encoding bifunctional bis(5'-adenosyl)-triphosphatase/adenylylsulfatase FHIT-like yields MIKAAQVLLPSLAFAHSITIDSCLLPLLRPQDYSSSKGFRPISTTINTTKMSTATESYQFGPYKIDQKEVFYATHLSYAMVNLRPLLPGHVLVCPRREVKRFVDLTADETSDLWFTAKKVGSQLERFHSATSLTFAIQDGPQAGQTVPHVHIHIIPRKGGDFEKNDEIYDAIDEKEKELKQKLDLDKERSDRSMEEMAQEADDYRLLFL; encoded by the exons atgataaaggCGGCGCAAGTGCTGCTGCCCTCTCTCGCTTTCGCTCATAGCATTACCATTGACAGCtgccttcttcctcttcttcgtCCCCAGGATTATTCTTCCTCAAAGGGATTCAGACCTATTTCCACCACCATCAACACCACCAAG ATGTCGACGGCGACGGAAAGCTATCAGTTCGGGCCTTACAAAATAGACCAAAAAGAAGTGTTCTACGCCACCCATCTTTCATATGCTATGGTCAACCTCCGTCCCCTTCTACCGGGT CATGTGCTTGTCTGCCCAAGGCGTGAAGTGAAGCGCTTTGTTGATCTAACTGCTGATGAGACCAGTGATTTGTGGTTCACGGCAAAGAAGGTTGGCAGTCAGCTCGAGAGATTTCACAGTGCAACCTCACTCACATTTGCTATCCAA GATGGGCCGCAGGCAGGACAGACTGTGCCTCATGTTCATATTCACATCATCCCAAGGAAAGGTGGCGACTTTGAGAAGAATGATGAGATATATGATGCA ATTGATGAGAAGGAAAAGGAATTAAAGCAGAAGCTGGATTTAGACAAGGAAAGGAGTGACAGAAGCATGGAGGAGATGGCTCAAGAGGCAGATGATTACAGACTGCTTTTCTTGTAG